The Sulfitobacter sp. SK012 genome contains a region encoding:
- a CDS encoding DUF6927 domain-containing protein — translation MGWLFYTDRRVQTYADEKAEITRLCTFETDTRRTTLVKARKVGSTWYAAAKVESLDGTALEDRTYMIDDDGSFTFGAVFLTRTDDGCWGYKDMEESAGPRESRAPLSILNLLSELKDPDSYAHAWRQRCRDWAAIPDYAEGDKIKLVAPVTLSDGSTCQIVTATHYKRGRQKRRCYRIEETGSLVRLSKASLAGSELIIREIAEGSAVLAEFFAGKSA, via the coding sequence ATGGGCTGGCTCTTCTACACCGACCGGCGGGTTCAGACCTACGCTGATGAGAAGGCAGAAATCACACGCCTTTGTACGTTTGAGACGGATACGCGCCGCACAACATTGGTCAAAGCCAGAAAGGTTGGCTCGACATGGTATGCGGCGGCGAAGGTTGAGAGCCTCGATGGCACGGCTTTGGAAGACCGGACTTACATGATTGACGATGATGGGTCATTCACCTTCGGCGCGGTGTTTCTGACGCGCACGGACGACGGGTGCTGGGGCTACAAGGATATGGAGGAAAGCGCCGGTCCCCGCGAGTCCCGTGCACCGCTGAGCATTCTTAATCTACTTTCAGAGCTGAAAGACCCCGACAGCTATGCGCACGCTTGGCGCCAGCGGTGTCGGGACTGGGCGGCGATCCCTGACTATGCAGAGGGCGACAAGATCAAACTGGTTGCCCCTGTGACACTCAGCGATGGCAGCACTTGCCAGATCGTCACAGCGACCCATTACAAGCGCGGGCGGCAAAAACGTCGCTGCTACCGTATTGAGGAAACCGGCAGCCTTGTCCGGCTCTCAAAGGCGTCATTGGCGGGATCGGAGCTCATCATTCGCGAAATTGCCGAGGGGAGCGCGGTGCTGGCGGAGTTTTTTGCGGGGAAGAGCGCTTAG
- a CDS encoding regulator, whose translation MAILKFSSSAVAAQITHARSCSTFLPNWNGPIDKPALILIVGNGVHLRSNGIDGSTTRIVTTEQSDPSFAFANGINPFRDSDWMAQRQMAFRDLTGQFYTDILDDVQTLIDHGQGAIRLATDGHSIRVFVRRASDFLIGGTYEVPSGLGGRFRVILKDACDTFAIVQNCGNCEDFDAMQPYRVPLDALMELEDRRAA comes from the coding sequence ATGGCTATTCTCAAGTTCTCCTCGTCCGCTGTTGCGGCGCAAATCACGCATGCACGCTCCTGTTCAACCTTCCTGCCCAATTGGAATGGGCCCATTGACAAACCCGCCTTGATCCTCATCGTTGGGAACGGCGTACATCTGCGCTCTAATGGCATTGATGGCTCCACCACCCGCATTGTCACGACCGAGCAGTCGGATCCCAGCTTTGCCTTCGCAAACGGCATCAACCCGTTTCGGGACAGTGACTGGATGGCACAGCGCCAAATGGCGTTCCGTGATCTTACGGGGCAGTTCTACACAGACATTCTGGATGACGTGCAAACGCTTATTGATCACGGGCAGGGGGCCATTCGGCTGGCAACCGACGGCCATTCTATCCGCGTCTTCGTACGCCGTGCGTCCGACTTCCTGATTGGTGGGACCTATGAGGTGCCCTCCGGTCTGGGCGGGCGGTTTCGGGTGATCCTGAAGGACGCTTGCGACACCTTCGCAATTGTTCAGAACTGCGGCAACTGTGAGGACTTCGATGCGATGCAACCGTATCGGGTGCCGCTCGATGCGCTGATGGAACTTGAAGACCGGAGGGCGGCGTAA
- the repC gene encoding plasmid replication protein RepC yields MAFTKLSIKSTPAGPASSSQTHQETDIWAIFRALRDSRSMFELRPGHIQTLQAMLSFLRPGHGDTVFASNNEICRRVGGIDERTLRRHIDRFVELGFMKRHDSPNRKRYRVRSSDGHSISYGLSLTPLLERASELLSVAKEMENNRRDRIFLRKQILTRLACLEEHDPGNGLVSEVRKTLRRKLTIVEYRNLLTEVDAENIGMSTAVDAPETIKLPANDGQIVRHQSRSIKEQKDLEDKLTNEPPAIQKLISICDQAISFSTNRLHSWVDIENHARTLAPMMGIHANTFDKAKTAVGTEKASSAIFIILQLGKHIRDFGAYFHSITLGKRVQQFNPAVLLDRLSKTESIIA; encoded by the coding sequence ATGGCATTCACAAAACTCTCAATCAAAAGCACCCCCGCTGGTCCAGCGTCCAGTTCGCAAACACATCAAGAGACTGATATCTGGGCAATCTTCAGGGCCCTCAGAGACTCTCGTAGCATGTTTGAACTACGCCCCGGACATATCCAAACACTTCAAGCAATGCTCAGTTTCCTTAGACCAGGTCACGGAGATACCGTGTTTGCTTCCAACAACGAAATCTGCCGGCGTGTCGGTGGCATCGATGAAAGGACGCTTCGCAGGCATATCGATCGCTTTGTCGAACTCGGCTTTATGAAGCGCCACGACAGTCCAAACCGGAAACGCTACCGTGTCAGGTCATCAGATGGTCATTCCATCAGTTATGGCCTTTCTCTCACTCCGTTATTGGAACGCGCCAGCGAGCTGTTGTCCGTCGCTAAAGAAATGGAAAACAACCGTCGCGATCGTATTTTCCTTCGCAAGCAAATACTGACAAGACTCGCCTGCTTGGAAGAACACGATCCTGGTAACGGCTTAGTCTCCGAAGTTCGTAAAACACTTCGGAGAAAGCTCACGATTGTAGAATATCGCAATCTATTGACCGAAGTTGACGCGGAAAATATCGGTATGTCCACCGCGGTGGACGCTCCGGAAACGATCAAACTGCCCGCCAATGACGGTCAAATTGTCCGGCACCAATCTAGGTCTATAAAAGAACAAAAAGATTTAGAAGACAAACTAACTAACGAGCCACCAGCAATTCAAAAACTTATTTCGATATGTGATCAGGCAATATCGTTCTCAACGAATAGGCTCCATAGCTGGGTCGACATCGAAAACCATGCGCGCACCCTTGCTCCAATGATGGGTATTCACGCTAACACGTTCGACAAAGCCAAGACCGCCGTAGGCACAGAAAAAGCGTCAAGCGCCATCTTCATCATACTTCAGCTAGGAAAACATATCAGAGACTTCGGAGCCTATTTCCATAGCATAACGCTTGGCAAAAGAGTTCAGCAGTTCAACCCAGCTGTCTTGCTCGACAGGTTGTCCAAAACTGAAAGCATAATCGCATAA
- a CDS encoding type II toxin-antitoxin system Phd/YefM family antitoxin: protein MKQFPAGDLTRNTGDLFEAAAVAPVAITKHRKPRFVVMSMERFEALTTGRGTQVAMDVTDMPEDLGTLLDKGIEDHFRDR from the coding sequence ATGAAACAGTTTCCAGCCGGTGACCTGACCCGCAACACAGGTGATCTTTTTGAAGCGGCGGCTGTCGCTCCCGTTGCGATTACAAAGCACCGTAAGCCTCGCTTTGTGGTCATGTCGATGGAGCGGTTCGAAGCCCTTACGACTGGACGAGGCACGCAGGTTGCGATGGATGTGACGGATATGCCTGAAGATCTGGGGACCCTCTTGGACAAGGGCATCGAGGATCATTTCCGTGACCGCTGA